In Toxotes jaculatrix isolate fToxJac2 chromosome 11, fToxJac2.pri, whole genome shotgun sequence, a single genomic region encodes these proteins:
- the zgc:163080 gene encoding transmembrane protein 14A — protein sequence MAVDWIGFSYAAAIAFGGFMGYKRKGSVMSLMAGLVFGGLSAYGAYNVSNDPKDIKVSLLSAGLLSVVMGMRYKKSGKVLPAGIMSGLSLLMVFRLLLLIMV from the exons ATGGCAGTGGACTGGATTGGATTTAGCTATGCTGCAGCCATCGCTTTTGGAGGATTTATGGGATACAAGAGAAAAG GCAGCGTGATGTCCCTAATGGCTGGTTTGGTTTTTGGTGGATTATCTGCTTATGGTGCCTATAACGTCTCTAATGACCCAAAGGACATTAAGGTCTCATTGC tttctgcaggACTCCTCTCAGTAGTGATGGGAATGAGGTACAAGAAATCTGGAAAAGTACTGCCAGCTGGCATTATGTCAGGACTAAG tTTACTCATGGTGTTTCGACTGTTACTCCTAATCATGGTGTGA
- the gsta.1 gene encoding glutathione S-transferase, alpha tandem duplicate 1 translates to MPGKVVLYYFNGRGKMESIRWLLTVAEVEFDEVILTTREQYKKLLSDGALMFQQLPLVEIDGMKLIQTKAILNYIAEKYNLHGKDLKDRVMINMYSEGLNDLMEMMMLLPFTAAADLKSKLDTIQSKAKERYLPVFEKVLSGPVYLVGGKLSIADVQLVECSLMLEEKFPDILSGFPNIKAFQGRMTQIPAISRFLQPGSKRKPQSGEIYAKTVMEVFNVKPPWP, encoded by the exons ATGCCTGGAAAAGTTGTGCTGTACTACTTCAATGGGAGAGGGAAAATGGAGTCAATCCGTTGGCTTTTGACAGTTGCAGAAGTTGAG TTTGATGAGGTGATCCTGACTACCCGTGAGCAATATAAAAAACTCCTCAGTG atggAGCTCTCATGTTTCAGCAGCTTCCTTTGGTGGAAATCGATGGAATGAAGCTTATCCAGACAAAGGCAATCTTGAATTACATCGCAGAGAAGTACAATCTTCATGGAAAAGATCTCAAAGACCGTGTCAT GATCAACATGTACTCAGAGGGGCTGAATGATCTCATGGAAATGATGATGCTGTTGCCCTTCACCGCAGCCGCAgatttaaaatcaaaactgGACACTatacaaagcaaagcaaaagaGCGCTACCTGCCTGTGTTTGAAAAG GTGCTGTCTGGGCCCGTATACCTGGTGGGAGGTAAACTAAGCATTGCAGACGTGCAGCTGGTTGAATGCTCCCTGATGCTGGAGGAGAAATTTCCTGATATCCTCTCGGGGTTTCCAAACATCAAG GCTTTCCAGGGCAGGATGACTCAGATTCCTGCCATCAGCAGGTTCCTGCAGCCAGGCAGCAAGAGGAAGCCACAGTCAGGTGAAATCTATGCGAAGACTGTCATGGAGGTGTTCAACGTCAAACCACCATGGCCATGA
- the LOC121190102 gene encoding serine/threonine-protein kinase ICK-like isoform X1, whose translation MNRYTTIRQLGDGTYGSVILGRSLESGELVAIKKMKRKFYSWEECMNLREVKSLKKLNHANVIKLKEVIRENDHLYFIFEYMKENLYQLMKDRTRLFPESAVRNIMFQILQGLAFIHKHGFFHRDMKPENLLCMGPELVKIADFGLAREIRSRPPYTDYVSTRWYRAPEVLLRSTSYSSPIDQWAVGCIMAELYTLRPLFPGSSEVDTIFKICQVLGTPKKNDWPEGYQLANAMNFRWPQCVPSNLKTLIPNASPEAIHLMTDLLQWDPKKRPASAQALRYSYFHVGQALGTPQQILEQGRPQPGLVPLQAPLQSLQTLQQKPLLLKPVPPSQPPPPNQHCSPSRPLQQIQPSPIPAAAQAAVYQRHTELLREQQPKHILKQEQTEGTAQSHLPYIVDKNLQSKQTRQELENANLLSYQLKPKGGRRRWGHGTGHLKGEDWDEYEETDLTSISILGKSNFPTEKSRHGEDALSRYGNVLDFSRPSGKEDAPLNLNKATAYQEPSRTASAKQHYLRQSRYLPGITTKKNVAINASKDFSGSHLWGNSGIPFGGTLPSRGAHGTNTIPGGYMPSFYKKDTGSAGHRGHQVSSVESTASNYATWRSGRSQMNTSTNMPLANKSTPTLLPRPPAQTIHGRTDWSAKYGHR comes from the exons tccttAAAGAAGCTCAATCATGCAAATGTGATCAAACTTAAGGAGGTAATTCGAGAAAATGACCACTTGTACTTTATATTTGAGTACATGAAGGAGAATTTATATCAGCTAATGAAAGACAG GACTCGGCTGTTTCCTGAATCTGCTGTAAGAAATATTATGTTTCAGATACTGCAGGGGCTCGCGTTCATTCATAAACACG GGTTTTTTCACAGGGACATGAAACCCGAGAATCTTCTGTGCATGGGCCCAGAGCTGGTGAAAATAGCTGACTTTGGTCTTGCCCGTGAGATCAGATCTCGACCACCATACACAGACTACGTCTCGACGAGATG GTACAGAGCGCCAGAGGTGCTCCTCAGATCCACATCCTACAGTTCACCCATAGACCAGTGGGCAGTTGGCTGCATCATGGCAGAGCTTTATACCCTCAGGCCTCTTTTCCCTGGCTCCAGTGAAGTAGACACCATATTCAAGATTTGCCAAGTTTTGGGTACACCAAAGAAG AATGATTGGCCTGAGGGATACCAGCTGGCAAATGCGATGAACTTCCGCTGGCCTCAGTGTGTTCCCAGCAATCTGAAGACACTGATCCCAAATGCCAGTCCTGAAGCCATCCATCTGATGACAGACCTGCTTCAGTGGGATCCCAAGAAGAGACCAGCATCTGCCCAG GCTCTCAGGTACTCTTACTTCCACGTGGGCCAAGCTTTGGGCACTCCGCAGCAGATCCTGGAGCAGGGCAGACCTCAGCCGGGTCTTGTGCCACTTCAGGCTCCGCTGCAGTCACTACAGACGCTGCAGCAGAAACCCCTGCTGCTTAAGCCCGTGCCCCCCTCCCAGCCTCCGCCTCCCAACCAACACTGCTCCCCCTCCAGGCCTCTCCAGCAGATCCAGCCCTCCCCCATACCCGCTGCTGCCCAGGCGGCAGTGTACCAACggcacacagagctgctgcgaGAGCAGCAGCCAAAGCACATCCTGAAGCAGGAACAGACCGAAGGAACAGCACAGAGCCATCTTCCTTACATTGTTGACAAGAACCTCCAGAGCAAG CAAACGAGACAGGAGCTGGAAAATGCAAACCTACTGAGCTATCAGTTGAAACCTAAAGGTGGGCGGCGGCGTTGGGGCCACGGCACAGGGCACCTCAAGGGTGAAGACTGGGATGAGTACGAAGAAACCGATCTGACATCCATAAGTATCCTCGGAAAAAGCAACTTCCCCACCGAGAAGTCGAGGCACGGGGAGGACGCGCTGAGCAG atATGGAAATGTCCTGGATTTCAGTCGACCCAGTGGAAAGGAAGATGCACCTTTAAACCTGAACAAGGCTACAGCCTATCAGGAGCCATCAAGAACTGCCTCTGCTAAACAGCATTACTTGAGGCAGTCAAGATATTTACCTG GCATTACTACAAAGAAGAACGTGGCCATAAATGCCAGCAAAGACTTCAGCGGAAGCCATCTTTGGGGCAACAGTGGTATTCCATTTGGAGGGACCCTACCGAGCAGGGGCGCTCATG GTACAAATACGATCCCAGGTGGATACATGCCATCGTTTTATAAAAAAGACACTGGTTCTGCTGGTCACAGAGGGCATCAGGTTTCTTCAGTGGAATCAACAGCATCAA ATTATGCAACATGGCGGTCTGGCCGGAGTCAGATGAacacctccaccaacatgcCGTTGGCCAACAAGAGCACCCCCACTCTGCTGCCTCGCCCGCCGGCACAGACCATCCACGGGCGAACAGACTGGTCTGCCAAATACGGACACCGCTAG
- the LOC121190102 gene encoding serine/threonine-protein kinase ICK-like isoform X2 — MKENLYQLMKDRTRLFPESAVRNIMFQILQGLAFIHKHGFFHRDMKPENLLCMGPELVKIADFGLAREIRSRPPYTDYVSTRWYRAPEVLLRSTSYSSPIDQWAVGCIMAELYTLRPLFPGSSEVDTIFKICQVLGTPKKNDWPEGYQLANAMNFRWPQCVPSNLKTLIPNASPEAIHLMTDLLQWDPKKRPASAQALRYSYFHVGQALGTPQQILEQGRPQPGLVPLQAPLQSLQTLQQKPLLLKPVPPSQPPPPNQHCSPSRPLQQIQPSPIPAAAQAAVYQRHTELLREQQPKHILKQEQTEGTAQSHLPYIVDKNLQSKQTRQELENANLLSYQLKPKGGRRRWGHGTGHLKGEDWDEYEETDLTSISILGKSNFPTEKSRHGEDALSRYGNVLDFSRPSGKEDAPLNLNKATAYQEPSRTASAKQHYLRQSRYLPGITTKKNVAINASKDFSGSHLWGNSGIPFGGTLPSRGAHGTNTIPGGYMPSFYKKDTGSAGHRGHQVSSVESTASNYATWRSGRSQMNTSTNMPLANKSTPTLLPRPPAQTIHGRTDWSAKYGHR, encoded by the exons ATGAAGGAGAATTTATATCAGCTAATGAAAGACAG GACTCGGCTGTTTCCTGAATCTGCTGTAAGAAATATTATGTTTCAGATACTGCAGGGGCTCGCGTTCATTCATAAACACG GGTTTTTTCACAGGGACATGAAACCCGAGAATCTTCTGTGCATGGGCCCAGAGCTGGTGAAAATAGCTGACTTTGGTCTTGCCCGTGAGATCAGATCTCGACCACCATACACAGACTACGTCTCGACGAGATG GTACAGAGCGCCAGAGGTGCTCCTCAGATCCACATCCTACAGTTCACCCATAGACCAGTGGGCAGTTGGCTGCATCATGGCAGAGCTTTATACCCTCAGGCCTCTTTTCCCTGGCTCCAGTGAAGTAGACACCATATTCAAGATTTGCCAAGTTTTGGGTACACCAAAGAAG AATGATTGGCCTGAGGGATACCAGCTGGCAAATGCGATGAACTTCCGCTGGCCTCAGTGTGTTCCCAGCAATCTGAAGACACTGATCCCAAATGCCAGTCCTGAAGCCATCCATCTGATGACAGACCTGCTTCAGTGGGATCCCAAGAAGAGACCAGCATCTGCCCAG GCTCTCAGGTACTCTTACTTCCACGTGGGCCAAGCTTTGGGCACTCCGCAGCAGATCCTGGAGCAGGGCAGACCTCAGCCGGGTCTTGTGCCACTTCAGGCTCCGCTGCAGTCACTACAGACGCTGCAGCAGAAACCCCTGCTGCTTAAGCCCGTGCCCCCCTCCCAGCCTCCGCCTCCCAACCAACACTGCTCCCCCTCCAGGCCTCTCCAGCAGATCCAGCCCTCCCCCATACCCGCTGCTGCCCAGGCGGCAGTGTACCAACggcacacagagctgctgcgaGAGCAGCAGCCAAAGCACATCCTGAAGCAGGAACAGACCGAAGGAACAGCACAGAGCCATCTTCCTTACATTGTTGACAAGAACCTCCAGAGCAAG CAAACGAGACAGGAGCTGGAAAATGCAAACCTACTGAGCTATCAGTTGAAACCTAAAGGTGGGCGGCGGCGTTGGGGCCACGGCACAGGGCACCTCAAGGGTGAAGACTGGGATGAGTACGAAGAAACCGATCTGACATCCATAAGTATCCTCGGAAAAAGCAACTTCCCCACCGAGAAGTCGAGGCACGGGGAGGACGCGCTGAGCAG atATGGAAATGTCCTGGATTTCAGTCGACCCAGTGGAAAGGAAGATGCACCTTTAAACCTGAACAAGGCTACAGCCTATCAGGAGCCATCAAGAACTGCCTCTGCTAAACAGCATTACTTGAGGCAGTCAAGATATTTACCTG GCATTACTACAAAGAAGAACGTGGCCATAAATGCCAGCAAAGACTTCAGCGGAAGCCATCTTTGGGGCAACAGTGGTATTCCATTTGGAGGGACCCTACCGAGCAGGGGCGCTCATG GTACAAATACGATCCCAGGTGGATACATGCCATCGTTTTATAAAAAAGACACTGGTTCTGCTGGTCACAGAGGGCATCAGGTTTCTTCAGTGGAATCAACAGCATCAA ATTATGCAACATGGCGGTCTGGCCGGAGTCAGATGAacacctccaccaacatgcCGTTGGCCAACAAGAGCACCCCCACTCTGCTGCCTCGCCCGCCGGCACAGACCATCCACGGGCGAACAGACTGGTCTGCCAAATACGGACACCGCTAG